In one Fusarium keratoplasticum isolate Fu6.1 chromosome 5, whole genome shotgun sequence genomic region, the following are encoded:
- a CDS encoding DUF676 domain-containing protein has protein sequence MTASATMDDLTGGSPKADHLCVLVHGLWGNPSHMRNIAKTLREQYSYDELYLLLAKQNSGNFTYDGIERGGERVCAEIERELRKIEDEGGKITKLSIVGYSLGGLVSRYAVGLLYAKGILDTLYCMNFTTFASPHLGVRSPLKGWHNHIWNVLGARTLSMSGRQLFTIDKFRDTDRPLLSVLADPNSIFMSGLRKFKRRTLYANTINDRSAVYYTTCIAKTDPYTNLDKVKLNYLKGYEGVLLDPNNPVAPFPKLQTPASLSTVYASSVKWFKRIPFMLAIGVLVPVGVVAFLINSVIQTIRSSSRIKLHEMGQGGLNIEDYRMSMWIKEIREEVEHTYEAINSSQNQEYLGTEDEEEDEHLDVEQRTVIRRERRMSTVSQPTLALAPYQFEMIRNLDDLGWRKYPVHIQNHRHTHAAIIVRFEKKGFEEGWVVLKHYAGSEFLI, from the exons ATGACAGCATCAGCCACCATGGACGATCTCACCGGCGGAAGCCCAAAGGCTGATCATCTCTGCGTCCTAGTCCACGGT CTTTGGGGAAATCCAAGCCATATGCGCAACATTGCCAAAACCTTGCGCGAACAGTATTCTTATGACGAGCTCTATCTTTTGCTTGCGAAGCAGAATAGCGGCAATTTTACCTACGATGGCATTGAGCGTGGGGGTGAGCGCGTCTGCGCAGAGATTGAGCGCGAGTTGCGTAAgattgaggatgagggcgGCAAGATCACCAAGTTGAGCATAGTGGGATACTCTCTTGGAGGATTGGTGTCGCGATATGCTGTCGGTCTTCTCTATGCGAAGGGAATTCTCGACACTCTTTATTGCATG AACTTTACCACATTCGCATCTCCCCATCTCGGCGTCCGATCTCCCCTCAAGGGCTGGCACAACCATATCTGGAACGTCCTCGGCGCAAGGACGCTCTCCATGTCAGGCCGACAGCTCTTCACCATCGACAAGTTCCGCGATACCGACCGACCCCTCCTCTCCGTGCTGGCCGATCCCAACTCCATCTTCATGTCTGGCCTGCGCAAGTTTAAGCGCCGTACGCTCtacgccaacaccatcaacgaTCGAAGTGCTGTATACTACACCACCTGCATCGCCAAGACAGATCCCTATACGAAcctggacaaggtcaagctcaacTACCTCAAAGGCTACGAAGGCGTGCTACTTGACCCGAACAACCCGGTTGCGCCATTTCCGAAACTTCAGACTCCTGCGTCGCTATCAACGGTTTATGCATCAAGTGTGAAGTGGTTCAAGCGCATTCCGTTCATGCTAGCGATCGGTGTACTTGTTCCAGTTGGTGTGGTTGCCTTCTTGATCAACTCGGTCATTCAGACTATCCGCAGCTCCAGCCGGATCAAGCTGCACGAGATGGGACAAGGCGGTCTCAATATCGAAGATTACCGCATGTCCATGTGGATTAAGGAAATCCGTGAAGAAGTGGAACATACAtacgaggccatcaacagcTCACAGAACCAAGAGTACCTTGGCacggaagatgaagaagaagatgagcaCCTAGACGTTGAGCAGCGGACTGTGATTCGGAGAGAACGCAGAATGTCGACAGTTTCTCAACCCACGCTTGCGTTGGCCCCGTATCAGTTCGAGATGATTCGGAACCTGGACGATCTCGGCTGGCGGAAGTACCCCGTGCACATCCAGAACCATAGACATACCCATGCCGCCATCATTGTGCGgtttgagaagaaggggtTCGAGGAGGGCTGGGTGGTGCTGAAGCACTACGCCGGGAGCGAGTTCTTGATTTAG
- a CDS encoding MFS domain-containing protein, with protein MTTFEDAAAEKPRSEAIEQPEKFDNQNNEVAVFEDIDPEEERKLVRKLDRVIMPLMALVYFFQYLDKGSINYAAVFGLKTDLKLTGEEFSWVVSLFYLGQLASEYPAAYILSRFHITMFVGATIIVWGGVEMSIGGTQNFHGLAAARFFLGFAEAAVSPAFVIITSNWYRRSEHPIRVATWMSMNGISQIVGALLMYAVGGAKMSIESWRAIFLVFGGLTVACGIVFVLLMPRNTTNAWFLNEREREIATRRLAIDRATRDKAHFDKEQMWEALSSPLTWLYFMMALCVTLTTPILKFSSLVINGFGFSKFRTMLVGLPGGAINFVTVWMSAIIPLLLPGTRVYTAIGLTLIPLAGSTILLALPVNVNGGASWGIVASTWLASCSSAPLCACASLVASNVKGNTKKSIVSAGFFITYCVGCIVSPQAWQEEDAPRYTKGCILSIASWTALIVTLVIYMTLVKRENSVRDGKAAEGQIEYLSASQVGEGSHTQIGVSVDSDLTDVGDKGFRYNS; from the exons ATGACAACCTTTGAGGATGCGGCTGCCGAGAAGCCTCGTTCTGAGGCCATCGAGCAGCCGGAAAAGTTTGACAACCAGAACAATGAGGTTGCCGTCTTTGAAGATATCGAccctgaagaagagaggaagctCGTCCGCAAGCTGGATAGGGTCATCATGCCCCTGATGGCTCTTGTGTACTTCTTCCAAT ACCTCGACAAGGGCTCCATCAACTACGCTGCCGTCTTCGGCCTCAAGACGGATCTCAAGCTCACCGGTGAAGAGTTCTCCTGGGTCGTATCCCTCTTCTACCTCGGCCAGCTCGCCTCCGAATACCCCGCCGCCTACATCCTCAGTCGCTTCCACATCACAATGTTCGTCGGCGCTACCATCATCGTCTGGGGCGGTGTTGAAATGTCCATTGGAGGGACTCAGAACTTTCACGGTCTCGCCGCCGCGCGATTCTTTCTGGGTTTcgctgaggctgctgtcTCGCCTGCCTTTGTCATCATCACTTCCAACTGGTATCGTCGAAGCGAGCACCCGATTCGAGTGGCGACGTGGATGTCGATGAATGGAATCAGTCAGATCGTTGGTGCCCTCCTGATGTACGCTGTGGGTGGCGCCAAGATGTCCATTGAGAGCTGGCGagccatcttcctcgtttTCGGAGGCTTGACCGTTGCCTGCGGTATTGTCTTTGTGCTGTTGATGCCTAGGAACACAACAAACGCGTGGTTCCTGaacgagagggagagggagatcGCTACGAGAAGATTGGCCATTGATCGGGCTACCAGAGATAAAGCTCACTTTGATAAGGAGCAAATGTGGGAGGCATTGTCGTCGCCTTTGACCTGGTTGTATTTCATGATGGCTCTGTGCGTCACTTTGACTACCCCTATTCTCAAG TTCTCCTCGCTCGTCATCAACGGTTTCGGTTTCTCCAAGTTCCGCACTATGCTGGTTGGTCTTCCCGGCGGCGCCATCAACTTCGTCACGGTCTGGATGTCGGCCATCATCCCTCTCCTCCTACCTGGCACACGAGTCTACACAGCTATCGGCCTCACCTTGATACCTCTGGCCGGTTCCACAATCCTGCTCGCTCTCCCCGTCAACGTCAATGGCGGCGCCTCTTGGGGCATCGTTGCTTCGACGTGGCTTGCCTCATGCTCCTCTGCGCCTCTATGCGCGTGTGCCAGCCTCGTGGCTAGCAACGTCAAGGGAAACACAAAGAAGAGTATTGTTAGTGCTGGATTCTTCATCACGTACTGTGTGGGATGCATCGTGAGCCCTCAGGCTTGGCAGGAAGAGGATGCGCCGCGATACACCAAGGGATGCATCCTCAGTATCGCCAGCTGGACCGCCTTGATCGTCACCCTCGTCATTTACATGACCCTAGTCAAGAGAGAGAACAGTGTCCGGGACGGAAAGGCTGCCGAGGGACAGATTGAGTATTTGTCTGCTTCGCAGGTGGGTGAAGGAAGCCATACTCAGATTGGTGTGTCGGTTGATTCGGACCTTACGGATGTTGGAGACAAGGGATTCCGCTACAATAGCTAG
- a CDS encoding Fungal-trans domain-containing protein: MYSVSQVQQLQQKVADYERQQPATGTSAAQQDSPSQDQGASNGDPPTTRNTGNSPVADSHLGTRAAETPRSETSAFSLLGQRPPNEDRVPPSTRVPTSRAPRAILPEPSLSSSEIFGTEIRTLLLARSTAGSEKSPAASMAVASPHLDRELIANVRGWPSEEEANQLLELVVLNVGISQHLFDIRSFSDSLSRLYRDTGNETPIRGLWFVQVLFVLAIGKLLRAGTVEDSEVPGVAFFNEAMKHMPAMSDMKKHSILGIEVVGLAALFLQVADRKDEAYLYASMALRLAISHGMHKSTGNGNLSRSEAVHRSRLWWTLYMQERRLAAAGGYPMAIADEAISIGPPTDVAGFASAAAIRVNVRAAQITGRITSTIYVQNTNSETSFIKDIEAILHSLHDVESTMPAEYRMNFSPTDLTVAGILFSDADPSYARTSASLYLSIYQAVIHTVRPILLYMARNVRDRESESAPNLSPTLRRLGEICIEAARKSLAILQALRNTELIAKNAFLDLDILFSVGFVFVLVEAIHPGRNLGISGIEGSRSVLQYLVTVGNRAAAKRLGELDQMCLHLRPPSQDQQASGQDLPYETANAAAGLAAHMSGSNPERSGQSEGDQPMDLSNSPMLNAMFPGNGDLANISLQGEDGLYWVYHEPGFVYTGAELADWEALEY, from the exons ATGTACTCTGTCTC GCAAGTCCAACAACTCCAGCAAAAGGTTGCTGACTACGAGCGTCAACAGCCAGCCACTGGTACATCAGCCGCTCAGCAAG ACTCTCCATCTCAAGATCAGGGTGCCTCGAATGGTGAtcctccaacaacaaggaaTACGGGCAACTCACCCGTAGCTGACAGCCACCTCGGCACAAGGGCTGCTGAAACTCCCCGTTCAGAGACCTCTGCCTtctcgcttcttggccagcgACCCCCTAATGAAGATCGTGTCCCACCTTCGACAAGAGTGCCGACCAGTCGGGCACCCAGAG CCATCTTGCCGGAACCCAGTCTATCCTCCAGCGAGATCTTTGGCACCGAGATCCGAACCCTTCTCCTCGCCAGATCTACTGCCGGATCAGAAAAGAGTCCCGCAGCATCCATGGCTGTTGCATCTCCTCACTTGGATCGCGAGTTAATCGCCAACGTCCGTGGCTGGCCAtccgaggaagaggccaacCAGCTTCTGGAACTTGTCGTGTTAAACGTCGGCATATCTCAGCATTTATTCGACATCCGGTCCTTCTCCGATAGCCTATCACGTCTTTATCGGGATACCGGGAATGAGACACCGATCCGCGGGCTCTGGTTTGTTCAGGTTCTCTTCGTCTTGGCGATAGGGAAACTTCTCCGCGCGGGGACTGTTGAAGATTCCGAAGTCCCAGGAGTTGCCTTTTTCAACGAAGCCATGAAACATATGCCGGCCATGAGTGATATGAAGAAACACAGTATCCTAGGCATCGAAGTTGTGGGGCTCGCTGCCCTCTTCCTTCAGGTTGCAGACCGAAAGGATGAAGCCTATCTCTAT GCAAGCATGGCTTTGAGACTAGCAATCAGCCATGGAATGCACAAGTCGACGGGCAATGGCAACTTGTCGCGGTCAGAAGCTGTTCACCGCAGTCGCCTCTGGTGGACCCTGTATATGCAAGAGAG GAGATTAGCTGCAGCTGGAGGCTACCCAATGGCTATTGCAGATGAAGCCATATCCATTGGCCCACCGACTGACGTGGCTGGGTTTGCATCCGCTGCCGCCATCCGAGTCAACGTGAGAGCTGCCCAGATCACTGGTCGTATTACTTCAA CAATCTATGTGCAAAACACAAACTCGGAGACCTCCTTCATCAAAGACATTGAGGCGATTCTGCACTCCCTCCACGATGTCGAATCCACAATGCCAGCCGAGTACCGCATGAATTTTAGCCCTACAGACTTAACAGTAGCTGGTATACTATTCTCTGACGCCGATCCTTCCTATGCGAGAACAAGCGCGTCGCTCTATTTGAGTATCTATCAG GCCGTGATCCATACAGTCCGGCCTATACTCCTCTACATGGCTCGCAACGTCCGTGATCGCGAGTCAGAGTCCGCCCCGAACCTAAGCCCAACCCTGCGTCGACTCGGTGAAATATGCATCGAAGCGGCTCGGAAGAGCCTGGCGATCTTGCAAGCTCTTCGCAACACCGAGTTGATTG CAAAGAACGCtttcctcgacctcgacatcctcttctccgtcggcttcgtcttcgtcctcgtcgaaGCCATCCACCCGGGCAGGAACCTCGGCATAAGCGGGATCGAGGGTTCCAGAAGCGTGCTCCAGTACCTCGTAACAGTGGGTAACCGAGCAGCAGCGAAGCGTCTAGGAGAGCTAGACCAGATGTGTCTCCATCTCCGGCCCCCGTCCCAAGACCAGCAGGCCTCGGGCCAGGATCTGCCATACGAGACGGCCAACGCGGCGGCGGGGTTGGCTGCGCATATGAGTGGTTCTAACCCTGAGCGAAGTGGACAGTCAGAGGGGGATCAGCCTATGGATCTGTCCAACAGTCCGATGCTGAATGCAATGTTTCCTGGGAATGGAGATCTGGCCAACATATCCTTGCAGGGAGAGGATGGGCTTTATTGGGTTTATCATGAGCCTGGATTTGTTTATACAGGTGCTGAGTTGGCGGATTGGGAGGCTTTGGAGTACTAG
- a CDS encoding VOC domain-containing protein, producing MSDWKPPAFGTPVWMGIPAHDVGRASEFYETVFKFSFKDNCEKYPKEQIRMFDFNPSLGLTGGIQKAPDHTGHFAPGKGGICVYWFVENVDTIGPIIEKAGGKMLSEKEKEGDHGLFRFFEDTEGTVGAVYQMV from the exons ATGTCCGACTGGAAGCCTCCTGCTTTTGGAACCCCCGTCTGGATGGGCATTCCTGCCCATGACGTCGGCCGTG CATCCGAGTTCTATGAGACGGTCTTCAAGTTCTCCTTTAAGGATAACTGTGAAAAGTACCCCAAGGAGCAGATCCGGATGTTTGACTTTAACCCCAGTCTGGGCCTGACAGGCGGCATTCAAAAGGCCCCAGACCACACTGGTCACTTTGCCCCCGGCAAGGGTGGCATCTGCGTGTACTGGTTCGTCGAGAATGTCGATACCATCGGTcccatcatcgagaaggcTGGCGGTAAGATGTTgagcgagaaggagaaggagggtgatCATGGCTTGTTCCGTTTCTTTGAGGACACTGAGGGGACTGTTGGTGCGGTTTACCAGATGGTTTAG
- a CDS encoding Mitogen-activated protein kinase produces MADLQGRKVFKVFNQDFIVDERYTVTKELGQGAYGIVCAAVNNQTNEGVAIKKVTNVFSKKILAKRALREIKLLQHFRGHRNITCLYDMDIPRPDNFNETYLYEELMECDLAAIIRSGQPLTDAHFQSFIYQILCGLKYIHSANVLHRDLKPGNLLVNADCELKICDFGLARGFSVDPEENAGYMTEYVATRWYRAPEIMLSFQSYTKAIDVWSVGCILAELLGGRPFFKGRDYVDQLNQILHILGTPNEETLSRIGSPRAQEYVRNLPFMPKKPFPSLFPQANPDALDLLDKMLAFDPSSRISVEQALEHPYLHIWHDASDEPDCPTTFNFDFEVVEDVGQMRSMILDEVMRFRQLVRTVPGQGGAGGAPGQQGGAQVPMPQSGNQWTAEDPRPQEYVGHGHAGLEQDLQGGLDASRR; encoded by the exons ATGGCCGACCTCCAAGGACGGAAGGTCTTCAAGGTCTTCAACCAGGACTTTATCGTCGATGAGCGCTACACCGTCACCAAGGAGCTTGGACAGGGCGCCTACGGCATCGTCTG TGCTGCCGTCAACAACCAGACCAACGAAGGCGTCGCTATCAAGAAGGTCACAAATGTCTTTAGCAAGAAGATTCTCGCCAAGCGCGCCCTGCGCGAGATCAAGCTGCTCCAGCACTTTCGCGGTCACCGCAAC ATCACATGTCTGTACGACATGGACATTCCTCGACCCGACAACTTTAACGAGACGTACCTGTACGAGG AGCTGATGGAGTGCGATCTGGCGGCCATCATCCGTTCTGGCCAGCCCCTCACCGACGCCCACTTCCAGTCCTTCATTTACCAGATCCTGTGCGGTCTCAAGTACATCCACTCGGCCAACGTCCTGCACCGAGATCTCAAGCCCGGAAACCTGCTGGTCAACGCCGACTGCGAGCTCAAGATTTGCGATTTCGGCCTGGCCCGAGGCTTCTCGGTCGACCCTGAGGAGAATGCCGGCTACATGACCGAATACGTCGCTACTCGATGGTACCGAGCTCCTGAGATTATGCTGAGCTTCCAGAGCTACACCAAAGCTA TTGATGTTTGGTCCGTCGGCTGTATTCTGGCCGAGCTGCTGGGCGGCCGACCTTTCTTCAAGGGTCGCGACTACGTTGACCAGCTGAACCAGATCCTCCACATCCTCGGAACCCCCAACGAGGAGACGCTCTCGCGCATTGGATCTCCCCGAGCCCAGGAATACGTGCGCAACCTGCCATTCATGCCCAAGAAGCCTTTCCCCAGCTTGTTCCCCCAGGCCAACCCAGACgccctcgacctcctcgacaagatgCTCGCCTTTGACCCCTCGTCTCGTATCAGCGTGGAGCAGGCTCTTGAGCACCCCTACCTGCACATCTGGCACGACGCCTCGGACGAGCCTGACTGCCCCACCACCTTCAACTTCGACTTTgaggtggttgaagatgtcgGTCAGATGCGCAGCATGATCCTGGATGAGGTGATGCGATTCCGACAGCTCGTCCGTACCGTTCCCGGACAGGGAGGTGCTGGCGGTGCTCCTGGCCAGCAGGGCGGCGCTCAGGTCCCCATGCCCCAGAGCGGCAACCAGTGGACTGCTGAGGATCCCCGACCACAAGAATATGTTGGTCACGGACACGCGGGACTCGAGCAGGATCTCCAGGGCGGCCTCGACGCATCGAGGAGGTAG
- a CDS encoding MFS domain-containing protein has translation MFSRVKAYLHVDYKPGERRLVQKIDFFILTFCCLSYLVNYLDRMNINNAYVSGMRDEVGFKGDQLNQVLTCFTVGYVLGQIPSNLSLQYIKPRIWFPLMMLLWGALTMVTASARNPQSIMAIRFFQGICEASTFVGTHYILGSWYTERELGKRSGIFTASGLAGTFIGGFIQTGIHESMDGLSGLSGWRWLFIIDGLITIPVALYGFLLFPDTPHTTTAFYLTEDEKTLAISRVPPLEERPPLTLRFARSVLTSWFWWGFVILWIIAGETESFSSNALLALYMQNHPTKTYTVSQLNNYPTGVPAVGIVSTMFWATLTDFLGGKRHLVGYFIGVTGIATSIMILVASKDPTSSASTRITFAAYYWAGSVYACQATFFAWCNDAMRHESAMFRGVVLAGMNVGSNAVNAWWSIVFYGASMAPWFIRGMWAMIACCIALVLWCAALTYKDRKYLKAKEAMGCETRGLNQSQEQDAEKNEG, from the exons ATGTTTTCGAGGGTCAAAGCTTATCTGCATGTCGACTACAAACCTGGAGAGCGGCGTCTGGTGCAAAAGATTGACTTTTTTATCTTGACGTTTTGCTGTCTGAGTTATCTCGTCAACTAC CTTGATCGCATGAACATTAACAATGCCTATGTTTCTGGCATGAGGGACGAGGTCGGGTTCAAGGGGGATCAACTGAACCAGGTCTTGACCTGCTTCACCGTCGG ATATGTCCTGGGCCAGATCCCCTCAAACCTGTCCCTCCAATACATCAAGCCTCGCATATGGTTCCCCCTTATGATGCTCCTCTGGGGCGCCCTCACCATGGTCACCGCCTCTGCCCGCAACCCCCAGTCCATCATGGCGATCCGCTTCTTTCAGGGCATCTGCGAAGCGTCCACCTTTGTCGGTACACACTACATCCTCGGATCGTGGTATACAGAACGGGAACTGGGGAAGAGGAGCGGCATCTTTACCGCTTCTGGCCTGGCGGGTACTTTCATTGGAGGTTTTATACAGACGGGTATACATGAGAGTATGGATGGCCTGAGTGGGTTGAGCGGATGGCGGTGGCTATTTATTATCGACGGTCTCATTACGATTCCCGTCGCTTTGTAtggcttcttgctcttcccAGACACACCTCATACGACAACGGCCTTTTACCTCACGGAGGACGAAAAGACCCTGGCCATTTCACGAGTTCCGCCATTAGAAGAACGACCTCCTCTCACACTGAGATTCGCCAGAAGCGTCCTCACGTCCTGGTTCTGGTGGGGAttcgtcatcctctggaTCATCGCCGGCGAGACCGAATCGTTTAGCTCcaacgccctcctcgccctttACATGCAGAACCACCCGACCAAGACTTACACCGTTTCTCAGCTGAACAATTACCCAACCGGTGTCCCCGCCGTGGGCATTGTTTCAACCATGTTCTGGGCTACATTGACAGACTTTCTAGGAGGGAAGCGTCACCTCGTGGGTTACTTTATCGGAGTAACAGGCATTGCCACATCCATCATGATCTTGGTAGCTTCCAAGGATCCAACAAGCTCAGCTTCTACAAGGATCACGTTTGCGGCGTACTACTGGGCTGGTTCCGTCTACGCCTGCCAGGCCACGTTCTTTGCATGGTGCAACGACGCCATGCGTCACGAGTCCGCCATGTTTCGAGGCGTCGTTCTCGCGGGCATGAACGTCGGCAGCAACGCCGTCAATGCTTGGTGGAGCATCGTCTTCTATGGGGCATCAATGGCTCCCTGGTTTATT AGAGGCATGTGGGCAATGATTGCGTGTTGTATCGCCTTGGTACTATGGTGTGCAGCGTTGACTTACAAAGATCGCAAGTATCTTAAAGCGAAGGAGGCTATGGGTTGTGAGACAAGGGGGCTGAACCAGAGTCAGGAGCAGGATGCTGAGAAGAACGAGGGCTGA
- a CDS encoding PRELI/MSF1 domain-containing protein — MKVFSNSVTFNYSWDEVSSANWRKYGPWNNKSEHVIAVDTLSRDVDAETGILRTERLITCKQSVPDWIKTIVGSTGDESFVYEASYVDPVNRTVTMVSQNLTWSNLVNVQEEVIYKPLGDHQTQFIQTANITALCGGWQRIKNSIEDTLVHRFKENAAKGREGFERVLLMSRKAFAEEKARQGLML, encoded by the coding sequence ATGAAGGTCTTTTCCAACTCGGTCACCTTCAACTACTCGTGGGATGAGGTCTCCTCAGCCAACTGGCGAAAGTACGGGCCCTGGAACAACAAGTCGGAGCACGTCATTGCTGTCGACACCCTCTCACGCGACGTCGACGCCGAGACGGGCATCCTCCGCACTGAGCGCTTGATCACCTGCAAGCAGTCAGTCCCTGACTGGATCAAGACCATTGTCGGCAGCACCGGTGACGAGAGCTTCGTCTACGAGGCCAGCTATGTCGACCCCGTCAACCGCACCGTCACCATGGTGAGCCAGAACCTGACGTGGAGCAACCTCGTCAACGTACAAGAGGAGGTCATCTACAAGCCCCTGGGCGACCACCAGACCCAGTTCATCCAGACGGCCAACATCACCGCCCTGTGCGGTGGCTGGCAGCGCATCAAGAACAGCATCGAGGATACCCTGGTGCACCGCTTCAAGGAGAACGCCGCCAAGGGCCGCGAGGGCTTTGAGCGCGTCCTCCTAATGAGCCGAAAGGCCTTtgctgaggagaaggcgcGCCAAGGGCTGATGCTGTAA
- a CDS encoding Methionine aminopeptidase 2, producing the protein MAAQVPTEALKELNVAEGSQKPGATAQSKTDAAGDEHGGDDSEDEADGHVDGAAPTGEATKKKKKRKPKKKKKHPTSQTDPPRVMISQLFPNKAYPKGEEVEYKDENNYRTTNEEKRHLDNLNSDFLADFREAAEIHRQVRQWTQKNIKPGQTLTEIAEGIENSVRALTGHDGLAEGDAMKAGMGFPCGLSLNHCAAHYTPNAGNKMVLQQEDVMKVDFGVHVNGRIVDSAFTMAFEPKYDNLLQAVKDATNAGIREAGIDARVGEIGGVIQEVMESFEVEIDGTTYPVKSIRNLTGHNILPYSIHGTKAVPIVKSNDQTKMEEGDVFAIETFGSTGNGYVRDDMETSHYAKRGDSQHVDLRLSSAKSLLNVINKNFGTLPFCRRYLDRLGQDKYLLGLNSLVNSGIVEAYPPLCDKKGSYTAQFEHTILIRPTVKEVVSRGEDY; encoded by the exons ATGGCAGCTCAAGTACCCACCGAAgctctcaaggagctcaacg TGGCCGAAGGCTCTCAGAAGCCCGGCGCAACCGCCCAGTCCAAGACCGACGCTGCCGGCGACGAACACGGCGGCGATGATTCTGAAGACGAAGCCGATGGACACGTCGACGGCGCCGCCCCTACCGGCGaggccaccaagaagaagaagaagagaaagcccaagaagaagaagaagcaccCCACCAGCCAGACTGACCCTCCCCGCGTCATGATCAGCCAGCTGTTCCCTAACAAGGCCTACCCCaagggagaggaggttgAGTACAAGGACGAGAACAACTACCGCACCACAAACGAGGAGAAGCGTCACCTGGACAACCTCAACAGCGACTTCCTGGCCGATTTCCGTGAGGCGGCCGAGATTCATCGTCAGGTGCGCCAGTGGACGCAGAAGAATATTAAGCCCGGCCAGACCTTGACCGAGATCGCCGAGGGTATCGAGAACAGTGTCCGTGCCTTGACTGGTCACGATGGCTTGGCCGAGGGTGATGCCATGAAGGCTGGTATGGGTTTCCCTTGTGGTCTGAGTCTCAACCACTGCGCCGCGCACTACACTCCCAACGCCGGCAACAAGATGGTTCTGCAGCAGGAGGACGTCATGAAGGTGGACTTTGGTGTCCACGTCAACGGCCGCATCGTCGACTCGGCCTTTACCATGGCTTTCGAGCCCAAGTACGATAACCTGCTCCAGGCTGTTAAGGATGCCACCAACGCTGGTATCCGTGAGGCGGGCATCGACGCCCGAGTTGGTGAGATTGGAGGCGTTATCcaggaggtgatggagagcTTCGAGGTTGAGATTGACGGAACCACGTACCCCGTTAAGAGTATCCGCAACCTGACGGGTCACAACATTCTGCCCTACAGCATCCACGGCACCAAGGCGGTGCCCATTGTCAAGAGTAACGATCagaccaagatggaggagggcgatgtCTTTGCCATTGAGACGTTCGGCAGCACCGGCAACGGATACGTCCGGGATGACATGGAGACGTCGCATTACGCGAAGCGAGGAGACTCGCAGCACGTTGACCTGCGCCTCAGCTCGGCCAAGTCTCTGCTCAACGTGATCAACAAGAACTTTGGCACGCTGCCGTTCTGCCGACGATACCTGGACCGCCTCGGCCAGGACAAGTATCTGCTCGGG ctcaacagccttgTCAACAGCGGCATTGTCGAAGCGTACCCACCCTTGTGTGACAAGAAGGGCTCGTACACTGCTCAGTTTGAGCAT ACCATTCTGATCCGACCCACCGTGAAGGAGGTCGTCAGCCGTGGTGAAGACTACTAG
- a CDS encoding PRK domain-containing protein, which produces MNSQVERLVEKAWKKFEETPKDKRLLIGVAGIPGSGKTTLSQIITARLNARADPSSPPPATFVPMDGFHLTRAALSAMPDPATAHFRRGAAFTFDAPKFLALVQALSATPIPSEPVLAPSFDHALKDPRDDDIEVRPEHRIVVLEGNYLALDQDVWRDAAGFLDELWFVEVDYEVARKRLRERHVRAGIVKDLEEGDRRAVENDLVNGDEIIKYRLKVDEVIQSREDGSWVHE; this is translated from the exons ATGAACAGCCAGGTTGAGAGACTCGTCGAAAAGGCGTGGAAGAAGTTTGAGGAGACGCCCAAGGACAAGCGGCTAT TAATCGGCGTCGCTGGCATCCCAGGCTCGGGCAAGACAACCTTGTCCCAGATCATCACCGCACGCCTCAATGCCCGCGCGGacccttcatctcctcctcccgcaACTTTTGTCCCCATGGACGGCTTCCACCTCACTCGCGCTGCTCTGTCCGCCATGCCTGACCCAGCTACGGCCCACTTCCGCCGCGGGGCCGCCTTCACCTTTGACGCTCCCAAGTTCTTGGCCCTTGTTCAGGCTCTGTCTGCGACTCCGATCCCGTCGGAACCTGTCCTCGCACCATCGTTCGACCATGCTCTCAAGGATCCGCGAGACGACGACATTGAGGTCAGGCCGGAGCACCGCATCGTCGTACTGGAGGGCAACTATCTCGCCCTGGACCAGGATGTGTGGCGCGATGCGGCGGGGTTTCTGGATGAGCTATGGTTCGTCGAAGTAGACTATGAGGTtgcgaggaagaggctgagggaGAGACATGTGAGGGCAGGTATCGTGAAGGATCTCGAGGAAGGGGATCGAAGGGCGGTGGAGAATGACTTGGTGAATGGGGATGAGATTATCAAGTATAGACTCAAAGTAGACGAAGTCATCCAGAGTCGTGAAGACGGAAGCTGGGTACACGAGTAG